In the Gymnodinialimonas sp. 202GB13-11 genome, one interval contains:
- a CDS encoding calcium-binding protein, giving the protein MIGILGLLLLGVGISLMLPDGSEDGSSDFGGDVASDEPSVETDASAVSPDQTELLDLLPSGSRDVAIDDTCVDFISGPEAAEVVVADESEADNNRTGASNAPYENDFDLDAFESVEFAQDTDNEIIGTSGSDLLVGGGVSDTVVGCSGDDYLYGGEGSDTILGGDGNDLIVAVSNPYLEDEAPASELYGGDGDDTLIGENDDLLVGGNGTDFFYIFSDDGATPKTARVSDFDASAESLLIEMRDDQTGGELHLDVRPVEHGVEVVVNGVPVVLLEGVSQTAELDIRVASVA; this is encoded by the coding sequence ATGATTGGCATTCTTGGATTGTTGCTGCTGGGTGTGGGAATTTCTCTGATGTTGCCGGACGGCTCTGAGGACGGCAGTTCAGATTTCGGAGGCGATGTCGCCTCGGATGAGCCTTCTGTAGAAACAGATGCAAGCGCAGTGTCGCCTGATCAGACTGAGTTACTTGATCTTTTGCCGTCAGGTTCTCGTGATGTGGCGATTGACGATACATGCGTTGATTTCATCTCGGGGCCAGAGGCGGCGGAAGTTGTTGTTGCTGACGAGAGCGAAGCAGATAACAACCGAACCGGCGCATCGAATGCTCCCTACGAAAATGACTTCGATCTTGACGCCTTTGAGTCTGTCGAGTTCGCTCAAGACACCGACAATGAGATCATTGGTACAAGTGGAAGCGACCTGCTCGTAGGAGGGGGTGTTTCTGATACAGTCGTTGGCTGTTCTGGTGATGACTACCTATACGGTGGGGAAGGGTCCGATACTATTCTTGGAGGAGACGGTAACGATCTTATTGTGGCGGTCTCAAACCCATATCTTGAAGACGAAGCCCCTGCCTCTGAGTTATACGGAGGCGATGGAGATGACACGCTCATTGGCGAGAACGACGACCTCTTAGTCGGGGGGAATGGAACCGATTTTTTCTATATTTTTTCTGACGATGGAGCCACTCCCAAGACTGCAAGAGTTTCTGATTTTGACGCTTCAGCTGAGTCTCTGCTGATAGAAATGAGGGATGACCAAACTGGAGGCGAGCTTCATCTCGATGTTCGGCCAGTAGAGCACGGCGTCGAAGTGGTCGTGAACGGAGTGCCAGTTGTCCTTTTGGAGGGCGTTTCTCAGACTGCTGAGTTGGACATTAGAGTGGCAAGCGTAGCTTAA